From a region of the Corallococcus coralloides DSM 2259 genome:
- a CDS encoding TIGR00730 family Rossman fold protein — MAETPVRSVCVFCGSRSGVRAEYREAASRMGAALAKRGLTLVYGGASVGLMGAVADAVIANGGKAVGVLPHFMDAKELAHPRLTELHRVDSMHSRKAMMAERADAFVALPGGFGTLDELFEIVTWAQLGLHRKPMGLLDVDGFFQPLLAMAKQMVEAGFVPETQGVPFAVNASPDALLDRLLAGPTMPLTSKWLKDGQQT; from the coding sequence ATGGCTGAAACCCCCGTGCGCAGCGTCTGCGTCTTCTGTGGCTCGCGCTCCGGCGTGCGCGCCGAGTACCGCGAGGCCGCGTCCAGGATGGGCGCCGCGCTGGCGAAGCGGGGCCTGACGCTCGTCTATGGGGGTGCCAGCGTGGGGCTGATGGGCGCGGTGGCGGACGCGGTCATCGCCAATGGCGGCAAGGCCGTGGGGGTGCTCCCCCACTTCATGGACGCGAAGGAGCTGGCCCACCCGCGGCTGACGGAGTTGCACCGGGTGGACTCCATGCACTCGCGCAAGGCGATGATGGCCGAGCGCGCGGACGCCTTCGTCGCCCTGCCCGGCGGCTTCGGCACGCTGGACGAGCTCTTCGAAATCGTCACCTGGGCGCAGCTGGGCCTGCACAGAAAGCCCATGGGCCTGTTGGACGTGGACGGCTTCTTCCAGCCGCTGCTCGCGATGGCGAAGCAGATGGTGGAGGCGGGCTTCGTCCCGGAGACGCAGGGAGTGCCCTTCGCGGTGAATGCCTCGCCGGACGCGCTCCTGGACCGCCTGCTCGCGGGGCCCACGATGCCGCTCACGTCGAAGTGGCTGAAGGACGGCCAGCAGACCTGA
- the pyrE gene encoding orotate phosphoribosyltransferase, translating into MAETLERDRARLLEVLTQRSFERRRVVLSSGKESDFYIDCKRTALLAEGHYLIGRLLLEAIRRDAPSAVAAGGLTLGADPLASAVSLTSFLEGGGQKSLHAFIVRKEPKGHGTGQWIEGLSALGPGAPVAIVEDVVTTGASTLKAIERAKLEGLTVLGAFALVDRLEGGREAVEAAGHRLTTLFTRKDFIP; encoded by the coding sequence ATGGCGGAAACGCTCGAACGCGACCGCGCCCGGCTCCTGGAGGTGCTCACGCAGCGCTCCTTCGAGCGCAGGCGCGTGGTGCTCTCCTCCGGCAAGGAGTCGGACTTCTACATCGACTGCAAGCGCACGGCGCTGCTCGCCGAGGGCCACTACCTCATCGGCCGGCTGCTGCTGGAGGCCATCCGGCGCGACGCTCCGTCCGCGGTGGCCGCGGGCGGTCTGACGCTGGGCGCGGATCCGCTCGCGTCCGCGGTGAGCCTGACCAGCTTCCTGGAGGGCGGCGGCCAGAAGTCCCTGCACGCGTTCATCGTGCGCAAGGAGCCCAAGGGCCACGGCACCGGCCAGTGGATCGAGGGCCTGTCCGCGCTGGGCCCGGGCGCCCCGGTGGCCATCGTGGAGGACGTCGTCACGACGGGCGCGTCCACGCTCAAGGCGATTGAACGCGCGAAGCTGGAGGGCCTGACGGTGCTGGGCGCCTTCGCGCTGGTGGACCGGCTGGAGGGCGGACGCGAGGCCGTGGAAGCCGCCGGCCACCGCCTCACTACGCTGTTCACGCGCAAGGACTTCATCCCGTGA
- a CDS encoding ParB/RepB/Spo0J family partition protein — MPGTPGENATPSQQEGAADASAPKHGEGASGDVTPEGAPQAEAGGAQTDLPGEGGQATASATEASTAAGATGEPEARAGEEAPAGDTATSGEAAARGGEGEAAARGGGPEGAGETGQGEGTRTPADAEASAGPGRYVELSSGESVQDASGTGSDGGGEAKDVLAEPRSGPVSGADDALLSAGIWDVASRASQEDAGSGESSEQGANDGAATSEGEPLAQAIEPRVMGQVTAMVLPLERLEEDTTFRLRDEGDVSELATDLARLGQLFPVDVRPRGEERYQLICGFRRVAALRFLKRDQVQVRVHEALSDEDALLLSLAEAIHASPVEHDVLQAKRESLEAEGRLTAPVRDMLEKALATEETLAPEGVEEEIDADELAVDVAQRMGALNQDLSLLADVFAALDESRKAELLMQLRYSAQLVAYLEGL, encoded by the coding sequence ATGCCGGGCACACCTGGGGAGAACGCGACGCCGTCCCAGCAGGAGGGAGCGGCCGACGCGTCCGCGCCGAAGCATGGCGAGGGCGCGAGTGGAGACGTGACGCCGGAAGGAGCCCCCCAGGCTGAAGCGGGTGGGGCCCAGACCGACCTGCCCGGTGAGGGTGGGCAGGCCACCGCGAGCGCGACCGAGGCCAGCACGGCCGCCGGAGCCACCGGTGAGCCGGAGGCGCGCGCCGGAGAAGAGGCTCCCGCCGGGGACACCGCGACGTCGGGCGAAGCAGCCGCGCGCGGTGGTGAAGGCGAAGCAGCCGCGCGCGGTGGTGGGCCGGAAGGCGCAGGCGAGACCGGGCAGGGCGAGGGCACCCGCACCCCGGCGGACGCGGAGGCCTCTGCCGGCCCTGGCCGCTACGTGGAGCTGTCCTCGGGCGAGAGCGTCCAGGACGCCTCCGGCACGGGCAGCGACGGTGGCGGTGAGGCGAAGGACGTGCTGGCGGAGCCGCGCTCCGGTCCGGTGTCGGGCGCGGACGACGCGCTCCTGAGCGCCGGCATCTGGGACGTGGCGAGCCGTGCGAGCCAGGAGGACGCGGGCTCCGGCGAGAGTTCGGAACAGGGCGCCAACGACGGCGCGGCGACTTCGGAAGGGGAGCCCCTCGCGCAGGCCATCGAGCCGCGCGTGATGGGACAGGTGACGGCGATGGTGCTGCCGCTGGAGCGACTGGAGGAGGACACCACCTTCCGCCTGCGGGACGAGGGCGACGTGTCCGAGCTGGCCACGGACCTGGCGCGACTGGGGCAGCTGTTCCCGGTGGACGTGCGCCCGCGCGGCGAAGAGCGCTACCAGCTCATCTGCGGCTTCCGGCGCGTGGCAGCGCTGCGCTTCCTCAAGCGCGACCAGGTGCAGGTGCGCGTGCACGAGGCGCTGTCCGACGAGGACGCGCTCCTGCTGTCCCTGGCGGAGGCCATCCACGCCTCGCCGGTAGAGCACGACGTGCTGCAGGCCAAGCGCGAGTCGCTGGAGGCCGAAGGCCGGCTGACGGCGCCGGTGCGCGACATGCTGGAGAAGGCGCTCGCCACCGAGGAGACGCTGGCTCCGGAGGGCGTCGAGGAAGAAATCGACGCGGACGAGCTGGCGGTGGACGTCGCGCAGCGCATGGGCGCCCTCAACCAGGACCTCTCGCTGCTCGCGGACGTGTTCGCCGCGCTGGACGAATCCCGCAAGGCGGAGCTGCTGATGCAGCTGCGCTACTCGGCGCAGCTGGTGGCGTACCTGGAGGGTCTGTAG